The Gammaproteobacteria bacterium genome window below encodes:
- a CDS encoding DUF1304 domain-containing protein, translated as MISYLADTVVALVAISHLGFLVLEMFLWEKPVGLRVFRQSAERAAITRILAANQGLYNGFLAAGLLWGLIPGAEGSSIKIFFLACVIVAGIFGAATVSRRIFWIQAAPAALGLALVLLS; from the coding sequence ATGATTAGCTATCTGGCCGATACTGTCGTCGCGCTGGTCGCGATATCGCACCTCGGATTCCTGGTGCTGGAAATGTTCCTGTGGGAAAAACCGGTGGGCTTGCGCGTATTCAGACAATCCGCGGAACGGGCCGCGATAACCCGGATTCTGGCTGCAAACCAGGGGCTCTACAATGGCTTTCTCGCGGCAGGCCTGTTGTGGGGGCTGATACCTGGCGCTGAGGGCAGCTCAATCAAGATTTTCTTTCTTGCCTGCGTTATCGTTGCCGGGATATTCGGCGCGGCTACCGTGAGCCGCCGGATTTTCTGGATCCAGGCCGCGCCAGCAGCGCTCGGCCTGGCGCTGGTATTGTTATCCTGA